A genomic segment from Burkholderia plantarii encodes:
- a CDS encoding H-NS family nucleoid-associated regulatory protein: MSNNLNVLEEQLRELDQQIAHAKSEGKQALLANLQEQVQQYGITEDELLRAAGFRQAQKVRKAAPAKYYDPSSGHSWSGRGPRPKWLQGKELDDYLIDRAPKPWWPGED; encoded by the coding sequence ATGAGCAATAACCTCAACGTTCTCGAAGAGCAACTGCGCGAACTCGACCAGCAAATCGCGCACGCCAAGTCCGAAGGCAAGCAGGCACTGCTCGCGAACCTGCAGGAGCAGGTGCAGCAGTACGGCATCACCGAGGACGAATTGCTGCGTGCCGCCGGGTTCCGTCAGGCACAAAAGGTGCGCAAGGCCGCGCCGGCTAAATATTATGATCCGTCGTCGGGCCATTCGTGGTCCGGCCGCGGCCCGCGCCCGAAGTGGCTGCAGGGCAAGGAACTGGACGACTACCTGATCGACCGCGCGCCGAAGCCCTGGTGGCCCGGCGAGGACTGA
- a CDS encoding glutathione S-transferase family protein, with protein MQLHCFRLSGHSHRVRLFLSILGLAHQTIEVDLPSRAHKTPAHLRLNPFGQVPVLVDGETVIADSTAILVYLAKRYAPPGWLPDDPAGAARVQRWLSVASGEVAHGLAAARQIVLFGLPREPDEAIARAHATLAVLDAELARQDWLAGEAPSIADLALYAYVERAPEGNVERSAHANVSRWLRRVEALPGFVPFPRSPVGLDAPERAAREAHGLAAGR; from the coding sequence ATGCAACTCCACTGCTTCCGGCTTTCCGGCCATTCGCACCGGGTCCGCCTGTTCCTGTCGATCCTCGGCCTCGCGCACCAGACGATCGAGGTGGACCTCCCGTCCCGTGCGCACAAAACGCCGGCCCATCTGCGCCTCAATCCGTTCGGTCAGGTGCCGGTGCTGGTCGACGGCGAGACCGTGATCGCCGATTCCACGGCGATCCTCGTCTATCTCGCCAAGCGCTACGCGCCGCCGGGCTGGCTGCCCGACGATCCGGCCGGCGCGGCGCGCGTGCAGCGCTGGCTGTCGGTGGCGTCGGGCGAGGTCGCGCACGGGCTCGCGGCGGCGCGCCAGATCGTGCTGTTCGGGCTGCCGCGCGAGCCCGACGAGGCGATCGCCCGCGCGCACGCGACGCTCGCCGTGCTCGACGCGGAGCTGGCGCGGCAAGACTGGCTCGCCGGCGAGGCGCCGAGCATCGCCGACCTCGCGCTGTACGCCTACGTGGAGCGGGCGCCGGAGGGCAACGTCGAGCGCTCGGCCCACGCCAACGTGAGCCGCTGGCTGCGCCGCGTGGAGGCGCTGCCCGGCTTCGTGCCATTCCCGCGCTCGCCGGTCGGGCTCGACGCGCCGGAACGCGCCGCGCGCGAGGCGCACGGGCTCGCGGCCGGACGCTGA
- a CDS encoding DUF1501 domain-containing protein, whose protein sequence is MEPTRRRFLGTAAAAGALLVAPRLVFANVASDRRFVFVIQRGAADGLNIVVPYADPAYASLRGELAIDAAKATRLDGTFALHPSLTQTAAMYAGGQALFVHAIASPYRDRSHFDGQNVLETGGLAPYQVKDGWLNRLAAMLPATRENAIALAPTVPAALRGAARVTSYAPSGLPDAPDDLLTRVGALYERDAQLAPLWASAMAARGLAGDAHARQDPAGVGKLAAGFLARDDGPRIAMIETGGWDTHSAQNPRLANVLKGLDAMLAALRDGLGPVWRDTTVVVATEFGRTAAANGTGGTDHGQGSVAMLLGGAVAGGRVIADWPGLGGADLYEGRDLKPTASLDALIAGAAAETLRLDPQRTAATLFGQAGARRATTGLVHA, encoded by the coding sequence ATGGAGCCCACCCGCCGCCGATTCCTCGGCACCGCCGCCGCGGCCGGCGCGCTGCTCGTCGCGCCGCGCCTCGTGTTCGCCAACGTCGCGAGCGATCGCCGCTTCGTGTTCGTGATCCAGCGCGGCGCCGCCGACGGCCTGAACATCGTCGTGCCGTATGCCGACCCCGCCTACGCGAGCCTGCGCGGCGAACTCGCGATCGACGCCGCGAAGGCGACGCGGCTCGACGGCACGTTCGCGCTGCACCCCTCGCTCACGCAGACGGCCGCGATGTACGCCGGCGGCCAGGCGCTGTTCGTCCACGCGATCGCCTCGCCGTATCGCGACCGCTCGCATTTCGACGGCCAGAACGTGCTCGAGACCGGCGGCCTCGCGCCGTACCAGGTGAAGGACGGCTGGCTGAACCGGCTCGCGGCGATGCTGCCGGCCACGCGCGAGAACGCGATCGCGCTCGCGCCCACGGTCCCGGCCGCGCTGCGCGGCGCCGCGCGCGTCACCTCGTATGCGCCGTCGGGGCTGCCCGACGCGCCCGACGATCTGCTCACGCGCGTCGGCGCGCTCTACGAACGCGACGCGCAGCTCGCGCCGCTATGGGCCTCGGCGATGGCCGCGCGCGGGCTGGCCGGCGACGCGCACGCGCGCCAGGACCCGGCCGGCGTCGGCAAGCTGGCGGCCGGCTTCCTCGCGCGCGACGACGGCCCGCGCATCGCGATGATCGAGACCGGCGGCTGGGACACGCACAGCGCGCAGAACCCGCGCCTCGCGAACGTGCTGAAGGGGCTCGACGCGATGCTCGCCGCGCTGCGCGACGGGCTCGGCCCGGTCTGGCGCGACACCACCGTGGTGGTGGCCACCGAGTTCGGGCGCACCGCCGCCGCGAACGGCACCGGCGGCACCGATCACGGCCAGGGGTCGGTAGCGATGCTGCTCGGCGGCGCGGTGGCGGGCGGGCGCGTGATCGCCGACTGGCCGGGCCTGGGCGGCGCCGATCTCTACGAAGGGCGCGACCTCAAGCCGACCGCCTCGCTCGACGCGCTGATCGCCGGGGCGGCGGCCGAGACGCTGCGGCTCGATCCGCAGCGCACGGCCGCGACGCTGTTCGGGCAGGCCGGCGCGCGGCGCGCGACGACGGGCCTCGTGCATGCCTGA
- a CDS encoding SDR family NAD(P)-dependent oxidoreductase has protein sequence MNDIPYRNALIIGGGPGISASLTRQLRAAGLPVVIAARDTAKLAPLVEQTGAIALPVDAADAAQVERLFAETEARIGAPEIVVYNASGRLRGPIAELDAAAVEQAVAVTAFGAFHAVQQAARRMLPAGRGAILLTGATAGVKGFALSAPFAMGKFALRGLAQSAARELAPQGIHVAHLVVDGAVRSASRIDPADAPDSTLDPDAIAQACLDLLRQHRSAWSWELEVRPWVEKF, from the coding sequence ATGAACGACATTCCGTACCGCAACGCCCTCATCATCGGGGGCGGCCCCGGCATCAGCGCATCGCTCACGCGGCAGCTGCGCGCGGCCGGGCTGCCGGTCGTGATCGCCGCGCGCGACACGGCCAAGCTCGCGCCGCTCGTCGAGCAGACCGGCGCGATCGCGCTGCCCGTCGACGCCGCCGACGCGGCCCAGGTCGAGCGGCTGTTTGCCGAGACCGAGGCGCGCATCGGCGCGCCGGAAATCGTGGTCTACAACGCGAGCGGGCGGCTGCGCGGGCCGATCGCCGAACTCGACGCGGCGGCGGTCGAGCAGGCGGTGGCGGTGACGGCGTTCGGCGCGTTCCATGCGGTGCAGCAGGCCGCGCGGCGCATGCTGCCGGCCGGCCGCGGCGCGATTCTGCTGACCGGCGCGACGGCCGGCGTGAAGGGCTTCGCGCTGTCGGCGCCGTTCGCGATGGGCAAGTTCGCGTTGCGCGGGCTCGCGCAGAGCGCCGCGCGCGAACTCGCGCCGCAGGGCATCCATGTCGCCCATCTCGTGGTGGACGGCGCGGTGCGCTCGGCGAGCCGCATCGATCCGGCCGACGCGCCCGATAGCACGCTCGATCCCGACGCGATCGCGCAGGCCTGCCTCGATCTGCTGCGCCAGCATCGCAGCGCCTGGTCGTGGGAGCTGGAGGTGCGCCCCTGGGTCGAGAAGTTCTGA
- a CDS encoding YXWGXW repeat-containing protein: protein MTIRSRSAAAFAACACAALLCACVVEPARPPQPAPRVEVMPAPPAPGYRWVKGHYRWEGNHWAWVPGHWVAAY, encoded by the coding sequence ATGACGATTCGATCGCGATCCGCCGCCGCGTTCGCCGCCTGCGCCTGCGCGGCCCTGCTTTGCGCCTGCGTCGTGGAGCCGGCGCGCCCGCCGCAGCCCGCGCCGCGCGTCGAGGTGATGCCCGCGCCGCCCGCGCCAGGCTATCGCTGGGTGAAGGGCCACTATCGATGGGAAGGCAATCACTGGGCCTGGGTGCCGGGCCATTGGGTGGCAGCGTATTGA
- a CDS encoding cupin domain-containing protein, with protein MEHASIEHGWADLVAPSRRADDVIDLSGPRDARRTGIVGIAPRHAWPLGAGGRHDPHLLAGDFAIRFAPAVFRAGARGARPRVQREPADAGDAADHASPRHGLPCMPRAASRVWRPGRNPLSRVATLASGSHHASRVAWQPGARTFDHAHAAGEELRVPSGELRDGDARHRAGSWLRLHQGARHAPFAHAPAVILPRHGHPRATAEPRANPRATADSGPPIARH; from the coding sequence ATGGAACACGCATCGATTGAACACGGCTGGGCCGATCTCGTCGCGCCGTCGCGGCGCGCGGATGATGTCATCGATTTGAGCGGCCCGCGCGACGCGCGCCGGACCGGCATCGTTGGGATCGCGCCTCGGCATGCCTGGCCGCTCGGCGCGGGCGGGCGACACGACCCGCACCTGCTGGCCGGCGACTTCGCGATCCGGTTCGCGCCGGCCGTGTTTCGGGCCGGCGCGCGGGGCGCGCGGCCGCGGGTCCAGCGTGAACCGGCCGATGCGGGCGACGCGGCGGACCACGCGAGTCCGCGCCACGGCCTGCCCTGCATGCCGCGCGCCGCGTCGCGCGTCTGGCGCCCCGGTCGCAATCCGCTGTCGCGGGTGGCCACGCTCGCGAGCGGCAGCCACCACGCGAGCCGGGTCGCGTGGCAGCCCGGCGCGCGAACGTTCGACCACGCGCATGCGGCCGGCGAGGAGTTGCGCGTGCCGAGCGGCGAGTTGCGCGACGGCGACGCGCGACACCGGGCCGGCAGCTGGCTGCGCCTGCACCAGGGCGCGAGGCACGCGCCGTTCGCCCACGCGCCTGCCGTCATCCTGCCGCGTCACGGGCATCCGCGGGCCACGGCCGAACCGCGCGCCAACCCGCGCGCGACGGCCGATTCCGGGCCGCCGATCGCGCGGCATTGA
- a CDS encoding DUF1800 domain-containing protein — MNAPPNPHAAAIAVNRFGLGARPDEPAPADPAGWLLDQFSRYEPRPAAWADAPGAVALATRFGDERGRLRAGAAASTPASTPASTPASTPPTATLAAAASGPAAASAQAIRQTVNQTIRRESVEVYRDAVDARVESALVTPAPFVERLVHFWANHFAVSVDKGQVAGLAGAFEMEAIRPHVLGRFEDLLVAAERHPAMQLFLDQTRSVGPDSRAALRADARDPARRRGLNENLAREIMELHTLGARSGYTQADVTEFARALTGWSVAGPRGPQPGNAPPGAFVFRPALHEPGTRTVLGRRYDQAGEAQALAILQDLVRAPATARHLAFQLGRHFVADDPPAALTERLARAFEQSGGDLPAVYRALVGSPEAWAPSATKFKTPWDWAVSSLRGLGWTTLGNLRAAPLLTQLGQPVWRPGSPAGYDDVAASWAAPDALVRRVEIAQRLAARTGERADPRTLGTALFAGTLSESTATAVSRAESTTTALALLLVSPDFQRR, encoded by the coding sequence ATGAACGCTCCGCCCAACCCGCATGCCGCGGCGATCGCCGTGAACCGCTTCGGCCTCGGCGCCCGCCCCGACGAGCCGGCCCCGGCCGATCCGGCCGGCTGGCTGCTCGACCAGTTCTCCCGCTACGAACCGCGCCCCGCCGCCTGGGCCGACGCCCCCGGCGCGGTCGCGCTCGCCACGCGCTTCGGCGACGAGCGCGGCCGGCTGCGCGCCGGGGCCGCCGCCTCGACTCCCGCCTCGACTCCCGCCTCGACTCCTGCCTCGACTCCGCCGACGGCGACGCTGGCAGCCGCCGCGTCGGGCCCGGCCGCCGCCTCGGCGCAAGCGATTCGTCAGACCGTCAACCAGACGATCCGCCGCGAAAGCGTGGAGGTCTACCGCGACGCGGTGGACGCGCGCGTCGAGAGCGCGCTCGTCACGCCCGCGCCGTTCGTCGAGCGGCTCGTGCATTTCTGGGCCAACCATTTCGCGGTGTCGGTCGACAAAGGCCAGGTGGCCGGGCTGGCCGGCGCGTTCGAAATGGAAGCGATCCGCCCGCACGTGCTCGGCCGCTTCGAGGATCTGCTGGTGGCGGCCGAGCGCCATCCGGCGATGCAGCTGTTCCTCGACCAGACCCGCTCGGTCGGCCCCGACAGCCGCGCCGCGCTGCGCGCCGACGCGCGCGACCCGGCCCGCAGGCGCGGCCTCAACGAAAACCTCGCGCGCGAGATCATGGAGCTGCACACGCTCGGCGCGCGCAGCGGCTACACCCAGGCCGACGTCACCGAGTTCGCGCGCGCGCTCACCGGCTGGAGCGTGGCGGGACCGCGCGGCCCGCAGCCCGGCAATGCGCCGCCCGGCGCGTTCGTGTTCCGCCCGGCGCTGCACGAGCCCGGCACGCGCACCGTGCTGGGCCGCCGCTACGATCAGGCAGGCGAAGCACAGGCGCTGGCGATCCTGCAGGATCTCGTGCGCGCGCCCGCCACCGCCCGCCACCTGGCGTTCCAGCTCGGCCGTCATTTCGTTGCCGACGATCCCCCCGCCGCGCTGACCGAGCGCCTCGCGCGCGCCTTCGAGCAGAGCGGCGGCGACCTGCCCGCCGTCTATCGCGCGCTGGTCGGGTCGCCCGAGGCGTGGGCGCCGTCCGCGACCAAGTTCAAGACGCCGTGGGACTGGGCCGTGTCGTCGCTGCGCGGGCTCGGCTGGACCACGCTCGGCAACCTGCGCGCCGCGCCGCTGCTGACCCAGCTCGGCCAGCCGGTCTGGCGGCCGGGCTCGCCCGCCGGCTACGACGACGTGGCCGCCAGCTGGGCCGCGCCCGACGCGCTGGTGAGGCGCGTCGAGATCGCCCAGCGGCTCGCCGCACGCACCGGCGAGCGCGCCGATCCGCGCACGCTCGGCACCGCGCTGTTCGCGGGCACGCTGAGCGAGTCCACCGCCACCGCCGTGTCGCGCGCCGAAAGCACCACCACCGCGCTCGCGCTGCTGCTCGTCTCGCCCGACTTCCAACGGAGATAA